Proteins from a single region of Chlamydia sp.:
- the rpsI gene encoding 30S ribosomal protein S9, translating into MTKNTIQESVATGRRKQAVSSVRLRSGNGKIDVNGKTLEQYFPLEVQRATILAPLRMLGDVNGFDLIIRVSGGGVQGQVIATRLGLARAVLREKEDMKQELKAQGFLTRDPRKKERKKYGRKKARKSFQFSKR; encoded by the coding sequence GTGACAAAAAATACGATACAAGAATCTGTTGCAACAGGCAGAAGAAAACAGGCTGTTTCTAGCGTTCGTCTTCGTTCGGGAAATGGAAAGATTGATGTAAATGGAAAGACTTTAGAGCAGTATTTCCCTCTTGAAGTGCAAAGAGCAACAATTTTGGCTCCGCTCAGAATGCTCGGGGATGTGAATGGTTTTGATTTGATTATTCGAGTAAGTGGTGGGGGCGTTCAGGGACAAGTTATCGCAACTCGATTGGGGTTGGCTAGAGCTGTCTTGCGAGAGAAAGAAGATATGAAGCAAGAGTTAAAAGCTCAGGGCTTTTTAACTCGAGATCCTCGTAAGAAAGAACGTAAGAAGTATGGACGTAAGAAAGCTCGTAAAAGTTTCCAGTTTTCCAAACGATAA
- a CDS encoding C40 family peptidase, producing the protein MPDVLLSPVCDLLSDSAGIETQILFGERVIEHNNRHYAYSQLFFSSFWQPYPGDFFKEIPLFSSESISPNAVICSQEAFLEPWHLPLPFSSPLHISRHDQVSLSSESIALLNSFSKKNCTKAFCSAKHFRFLNASFSSKDLVDLAEQFIETSYVWGGRCVHKHLPQNGVDCSGFIQLLYQVAGRNIPRNARDQYKDCSSVKNFSLLPIGGLVFLKKNTTGQINHVMMKISENQFIHATETKGKVEKVTLGDKYFFKRNMFYSEEKSQEAVFGIPKNRKAFF; encoded by the coding sequence ATGCCAGACGTTTTGTTGTCTCCAGTTTGCGATTTATTGTCAGATTCTGCGGGAATAGAAACGCAAATTTTGTTTGGAGAAAGAGTTATTGAGCACAATAATCGTCACTATGCCTATTCCCAACTGTTTTTTTCTTCCTTTTGGCAACCGTATCCAGGGGATTTTTTTAAAGAAATTCCCCTTTTCTCTTCTGAATCCATCTCTCCCAATGCTGTTATATGCTCTCAAGAAGCTTTTTTAGAGCCTTGGCATCTACCTCTTCCTTTTTCTTCTCCGCTTCATATAAGCAGACATGATCAAGTGTCTCTATCTTCAGAAAGCATAGCTTTGCTAAATTCTTTTTCAAAAAAAAATTGTACAAAGGCTTTTTGTTCAGCAAAGCATTTTCGTTTCTTAAATGCTTCTTTCTCTTCAAAAGATTTAGTAGATCTTGCTGAACAATTTATAGAAACTTCTTATGTTTGGGGGGGGCGCTGTGTTCACAAACATCTTCCTCAAAATGGAGTTGATTGTTCAGGATTTATTCAATTGTTGTATCAAGTAGCAGGAAGGAATATCCCTCGTAACGCTAGAGATCAATATAAAGACTGTTCTTCTGTAAAAAATTTTTCACTTTTACCTATAGGAGGCCTTGTTTTCTTAAAAAAAAATACTACAGGACAAATTAATCATGTCATGATGAAAATCTCTGAGAACCAGTTCATACATGCCACAGAGACAAAAGGGAAGGTAGAAAAAGTAACCTTAGGAGATAAATATTTCTTTAAAAGAAATATGTTTTATTCGGAAGAAAAATCCCAGGAAGCTGTGTTTGGGATTCCGAAAAACAGAAAAGCCTTCTTTTAA
- a CDS encoding adenylate kinase, with product MDQPSLFLIMMGAPGSGKGTQSKLLASELSLLHISSGDLLRVAVSKDTPLSQEIKSCLDQGKLLPDELVWKLVHERLDELQQDTLLRKLSFLSHPEDGAVLDGFPRTVAQAELLHEFLCSYFPDYKVILLDISDKEILSRLTSRYICPSCQGTYNEQQGFSCCPRCSATLVRRSDDTPEVILNRIETYKRETQPVLDYYASIQKLVTIDANASIEEVFKRILDLLKPEYSTYKESNYDHGCCDCED from the coding sequence ATGGATCAACCCTCTCTTTTTCTTATCATGATGGGAGCCCCAGGATCCGGGAAAGGCACCCAATCAAAGCTATTAGCATCTGAGCTGTCTCTCTTGCATATTAGTTCAGGGGATCTGCTTAGGGTCGCAGTCTCTAAAGATACACCTCTTAGTCAAGAAATTAAATCTTGTTTGGATCAAGGCAAGCTACTTCCTGATGAGCTAGTGTGGAAATTAGTTCATGAAAGACTTGATGAACTACAACAAGATACCTTGCTACGAAAACTTTCTTTTCTATCGCATCCTGAGGATGGTGCCGTTTTAGATGGGTTTCCGCGGACTGTAGCTCAAGCAGAGCTTTTACATGAATTTCTTTGTTCGTATTTCCCCGATTATAAAGTAATTCTTCTAGACATCTCTGATAAGGAGATACTTAGTCGCCTAACTTCTCGCTATATATGCCCATCTTGTCAAGGGACTTATAATGAACAACAAGGTTTCTCTTGCTGTCCTCGGTGTTCCGCGACTCTTGTTCGAAGATCTGATGATACTCCAGAGGTAATCCTCAATAGAATTGAAACATATAAGCGAGAAACTCAGCCAGTTCTTGATTATTATGCGAGTATACAGAAACTCGTTACCATCGACGCAAACGCATCAATAGAAGAAGTGTTCAAAAGAATTTTAGATCTCCTAAAACCTGAATACTCTACGTATAAAGAAAGTAACTATGACCACGGTTGTTGTGACTGCGAAGATTAG
- a CDS encoding amino acid ABC transporter permease — protein sequence MEHYLLTAKLLLRGCGYTLFITAISLVCGFVLGWMIGTINSRYFPCRITKFLGNFYVMAVRGTPLFIQILIVYFGLPSLIKVNLSPLVAGLIALTLNSAAYLAENVRGGINTLPLQQWEAAKVLGYKGPQIFLHILYPQVFKNILPSITNEFVSLIKESSILMVVGVPELTKVTKDIVARELNPMKMYLICAGLYLMMTSAFSYCARLSEKETS from the coding sequence GTGGAGCACTACTTATTAACAGCAAAATTACTTCTTCGTGGATGTGGTTATACGTTGTTTATTACAGCGATTTCCTTAGTGTGCGGATTTGTTCTTGGTTGGATGATAGGAACTATCAATTCTCGATATTTCCCTTGCCGAATAACTAAGTTTTTGGGGAATTTTTATGTAATGGCAGTTCGGGGGACTCCTTTATTTATTCAAATTTTAATTGTGTATTTTGGTTTGCCTTCACTAATAAAAGTGAATTTATCTCCGCTTGTTGCAGGGCTTATTGCCCTGACTCTAAATTCTGCAGCATACTTAGCAGAAAATGTTCGTGGAGGTATTAACACACTTCCTCTTCAGCAATGGGAGGCAGCGAAAGTCCTGGGATATAAGGGACCACAAATATTTTTGCATATTCTTTATCCCCAAGTTTTTAAGAATATTTTGCCTTCTATAACGAATGAATTTGTTTCTCTGATTAAAGAAAGTAGCATTCTCATGGTAGTCGGAGTTCCTGAGCTAACAAAGGTAACAAAAGATATTGTGGCTCGAGAGCTGAATCCTATGAAGATGTATTTGATTTGTGCGGGGTTATATTTGATGATGACCTCTGCTTTTTCTTATTGTGCTAGATTGTCGGAGAAGGAGACTTCATGA
- a CDS encoding ATP-binding cassette domain-containing protein → MTVKVQDLTVTVNGKEIISQVSFSLLPGRITLFIGRSGSGKTTILRSLVGLAPISRGSILVEGDSPGFVFQQPELFPHMTVLDNCVHPQIVVKKRGVEEAREKAEDLLNLLEVREHMSSYPHQLSGGQRQRVAIARTLALDTRTILFDEPTSALDPFSASKFFQMILSLKEREMTIAMSTHDMLLINQCLDRAYLVEKGRIAGFYDSQNEDSQASSPVKQYLSLQETSLGFHE, encoded by the coding sequence ATGACTGTTAAAGTTCAAGATTTGACTGTGACTGTAAATGGCAAAGAGATCATTTCACAAGTATCGTTCTCTTTACTTCCTGGGCGCATCACTTTATTCATTGGAAGAAGTGGATCAGGGAAAACTACAATTTTGCGTTCTTTAGTAGGGTTGGCTCCTATTTCTAGGGGAAGTATTCTTGTTGAGGGAGACTCTCCAGGATTTGTGTTTCAACAGCCCGAACTTTTTCCACATATGACAGTATTGGATAATTGTGTGCATCCACAGATAGTAGTCAAAAAAAGAGGGGTCGAAGAGGCTAGAGAAAAAGCAGAAGACCTTCTTAATTTATTAGAAGTTCGGGAACACATGTCAAGCTATCCTCATCAGTTATCTGGAGGACAGAGACAACGTGTTGCTATTGCCAGAACGCTTGCATTAGACACGCGAACGATTCTCTTCGATGAGCCAACTTCTGCTTTGGACCCTTTTTCTGCATCGAAATTTTTCCAAATGATTCTTTCTTTGAAAGAGAGAGAGATGACCATTGCAATGTCTACTCATGATATGTTACTGATTAATCAATGCCTAGATAGGGCGTATCTCGTGGAAAAAGGGCGAATTGCTGGCTTCTATGATAGCCAAAACGAAGACTCACAGGCAAGTAGTCCCGTAAAACAGTATCTTTCTTTACAAGAGACTTCTTTAGGGTTTCATGAGTAG